Proteins found in one Rhodobacter capsulatus SB 1003 genomic segment:
- a CDS encoding ABC-F family ATP-binding cassette domain-containing protein, producing the protein MARAPLLQLSSISLTFGGNPLYDGLDLTVQEGDRVALVGRNGSGKSTLMKVMAGLVEPDQGARTVPSGTRVGYMEQEPDLSAFATLGDYAASGLSEAERYRIEMVAEGLKFRPDAPVATASGGERRRAALAKLLAEAPELMLLDEPTNHLDVQAIGWLEDYLRDTRTAYVLISHDRAFLRHLTQAVLWIDRGQVRRLEKGFEHFEDWRETLWAEEDEARHKLDRKIKAEAKWAVEGISARRKRNMGRVRALQALRAERAGQIRRQGTALMELESGPASGKRVIEAKGLVKTFGDKAIVRGFDLRVLRGDRVAFVGPNGVGKTTLLKMLTGELAPDAGTVTHGTNLEMAVFDQTRATLDFSMTLWDGLVNDPEMRVSGRSDQVMVRGQPKHVVAYLKDFLFDESQARAPIGSLSGGERARLLLARIMAKPSNLLVLDEPTNDLDVETLDLLQDILGDYDGTVLLVSHDRDFIDRVASTTIAMEGDGRATVYAGGWTDYQAQRALTAAPAAAAPEKAAPKKPAEAPKEAAKKSGLTFTEKHRLEALPGIIEKLEREIGKLHELLSDPDLFTREPVKFAKASDMLGEREAALAAAEEEWLLLEEKAAS; encoded by the coding sequence ATGGCACGCGCACCTCTTCTTCAGCTTTCCTCGATCTCGCTGACTTTCGGCGGCAATCCCCTTTATGACGGGCTCGACCTGACCGTGCAGGAGGGCGACCGCGTCGCGCTTGTCGGCCGCAACGGCTCGGGGAAATCGACGCTGATGAAGGTGATGGCGGGGCTGGTCGAGCCCGATCAGGGCGCCCGCACCGTGCCCAGCGGCACCCGCGTCGGCTATATGGAACAGGAGCCGGACCTCTCGGCCTTTGCGACCTTGGGCGATTATGCCGCCTCGGGGCTTTCCGAGGCCGAGCGCTACCGTATCGAGATGGTGGCCGAGGGGCTGAAATTCCGTCCTGACGCGCCGGTTGCCACCGCTTCGGGCGGCGAGCGCCGCCGTGCCGCGCTGGCGAAGCTTCTGGCCGAGGCGCCCGAGCTGATGCTGCTCGACGAGCCGACGAACCATCTGGATGTTCAGGCGATCGGCTGGCTGGAAGACTATCTGCGCGACACCCGCACGGCCTATGTGCTGATCTCCCACGACCGCGCCTTTTTGCGCCATCTGACGCAGGCGGTTCTGTGGATCGACCGCGGTCAGGTGCGGCGGCTCGAAAAGGGTTTCGAGCATTTCGAGGACTGGCGCGAGACGCTTTGGGCCGAGGAGGACGAGGCCCGTCACAAGCTGGACCGCAAGATCAAGGCCGAGGCGAAATGGGCGGTCGAGGGGATCTCGGCACGCCGCAAGCGCAACATGGGCCGGGTCCGCGCGCTGCAGGCGCTGCGGGCCGAACGCGCCGGGCAGATCCGGCGGCAGGGCACCGCCCTGATGGAGCTGGAAAGCGGTCCGGCCTCGGGCAAGCGGGTGATCGAGGCGAAGGGGCTGGTCAAGACCTTTGGCGACAAGGCGATCGTCAGGGGCTTCGATCTGCGCGTGCTGCGCGGCGACCGGGTGGCTTTCGTCGGCCCGAACGGCGTCGGCAAGACGACGCTTCTGAAGATGCTGACCGGCGAGCTGGCCCCGGATGCGGGGACGGTCACCCATGGCACCAACCTCGAGATGGCGGTCTTCGATCAGACCCGCGCGACGCTGGATTTCTCGATGACGCTGTGGGACGGGCTGGTGAACGATCCCGAGATGCGGGTCTCGGGCCGGTCCGATCAGGTGATGGTGCGCGGCCAGCCCAAGCATGTCGTCGCCTATCTCAAGGATTTCCTGTTTGACGAAAGCCAGGCCCGCGCGCCGATCGGCTCGCTTTCGGGGGGCGAGAGGGCGCGGCTTTTGCTGGCGCGGATCATGGCGAAACCCTCGAACCTGCTGGTGCTGGACGAGCCGACCAACGATCTGGACGTCGAAACCCTGGACCTGCTGCAGGATATTCTGGGCGACTATGACGGCACCGTGCTTCTGGTCAGCCACGACCGCGATTTCATCGACCGCGTCGCCAGCACCACGATCGCGATGGAGGGCGACGGCCGGGCCACCGTCTATGCGGGCGGCTGGACCGATTATCAGGCGCAACGAGCGCTGACCGCCGCCCCCGCCGCCGCCGCGCCGGAAAAGGCCGCGCCGAAAAAGCCCGCCGAGGCCCCGAAGGAGGCGGCGAAGAAATCCGGCCTGACCTTTACCGAGAAACATCGGCTCGAGGCCCTGCCCGGGATCATCGAGAAGCTCGAACGCGAGATCGGCAAGCTGCATGAATTGCTGTCGGACCCCGATCTCTTCACCCGCGAGCCGGTGAAATTCGCCAAGGCCTCGGACATGCTGGGGGAACGCGAAGCGGCGCTGGCGGCGGCCGAGGAAGAATGGCTGCTGCTGGAGGAAAAGGCCGCCTCCTGA
- a CDS encoding DUF333 domain-containing protein produces MKYLPLLLLALAACTEATPPADKPAGLANPASVFCVEQGGEVLLNDMTPGGDATCKLPDGRKVGEWEYFNEHHRPEPAAPADAA; encoded by the coding sequence ATGAAATACCTTCCGCTGCTGCTGCTTGCGCTTGCTGCCTGTACCGAAGCCACCCCGCCCGCCGACAAACCTGCGGGCCTGGCCAATCCGGCCTCTGTCTTCTGCGTCGAACAGGGCGGCGAGGTGCTGCTCAACGACATGACCCCGGGCGGCGATGCGACCTGCAAGCTGCCCGATGGCCGCAAGGTCGGCGAATGGGAATATTTCAACGAACATCACCGCCCCGAGCCCGCGGCACCGGCTGACGCAGCGTAA
- a CDS encoding CaiB/BaiF CoA transferase family protein, which yields MTTGPLTGLRIVEISGLGPTPFTAQLMADMGAEVIRIARPGARGAAAHVLGMAVDPLDRGRDVLELDLKSPADQAVARQLILRADALIEGMRPGAMERLGLGPDAFPENPRLVYGRMTGWGQSGPLAQTAGHDINYIALSGALGSIGTPETPVLPLNLVGDFGGGGLYLAFGMLAAILQARATGQGQVVDAAITDGVAHLMGMISGLAGQGLWSAPRGGNLLDGGVPYYTTYRCACGGHFAIGPLEDKFWAEFQRLAGFAPGELPDRKDRATWPALRAALQARFAERSRAEWERIFAGSDACATPVLNLQEAAAHPHNRARGAYLTHEGLTQPAPAPKLSRTPGAIGAGSAQTRISAETALARWGAD from the coding sequence ATGACCACGGGCCCACTCACCGGACTGCGCATCGTCGAGATCTCGGGCCTTGGGCCGACGCCCTTCACCGCGCAGCTGATGGCCGACATGGGGGCCGAGGTGATCCGCATCGCCCGTCCGGGCGCCCGGGGGGCTGCGGCGCATGTGCTGGGGATGGCGGTCGATCCGCTTGACCGCGGCCGCGACGTGCTGGAGCTGGATCTGAAATCCCCCGCGGATCAGGCGGTTGCGCGTCAGCTGATCCTGCGCGCCGATGCGCTGATCGAGGGGATGCGGCCCGGCGCGATGGAGCGGCTGGGTCTTGGCCCCGACGCCTTTCCCGAAAACCCGCGGCTGGTTTACGGCCGGATGACCGGCTGGGGCCAAAGCGGGCCGCTGGCGCAGACCGCCGGGCATGACATCAATTACATCGCGCTTTCGGGGGCACTTGGCAGCATCGGCACGCCCGAGACGCCGGTTCTGCCGCTGAACCTTGTCGGCGATTTCGGCGGCGGCGGGCTTTACCTGGCCTTCGGGATGCTGGCGGCGATCCTGCAGGCGCGTGCGACCGGTCAGGGCCAGGTGGTCGATGCGGCGATCACCGACGGGGTGGCGCATCTGATGGGGATGATTTCGGGGCTGGCGGGGCAGGGGCTCTGGTCGGCGCCGCGCGGCGGCAATCTGCTCGATGGCGGCGTGCCCTATTACACCACCTATCGCTGCGCCTGTGGCGGGCATTTCGCCATCGGCCCGCTGGAGGATAAGTTCTGGGCGGAATTTCAGCGCCTTGCGGGGTTCGCCCCGGGCGAGCTGCCCGACCGGAAGGACCGTGCGACCTGGCCCGCCCTGCGCGCGGCGCTGCAGGCGCGGTTTGCCGAACGCAGCCGGGCAGAGTGGGAGAGGATCTTTGCGGGCTCGGATGCCTGCGCGACGCCGGTGCTGAACCTGCAGGAGGCCGCCGCCCATCCGCACAACCGCGCCCGCGGCGCCTATCTGACGCATGAGGGGCTGACCCAGCCCGCCCCGGCGCCGAAGCTTTCGCGCACGCCCGGCGCCATCGGGGCGGGATCGGCGCAGACCCGGATTTCGGCCGAAACGGCGCTCGCGCGCTGGGGGGCGGATTGA
- a CDS encoding DsbA family protein, with amino-acid sequence MKHLSLAALTMAAVLGTPAAALDLSAMSAADKARFGEAVKAYLMENPEVLVEAINKLEERQQAAQADNDKVLVQTNADDIFHFAGDWVGGNPEGDVTMVEFIDYKCTYCKKAYEVVDEVLKKDGKIRFVVKEFPILSDQSVLAARFAVATRQVAGDAAYEKVHDALMAVRGDITLDSLQRLAEEQKIDAKAVLAQMNSEEVTSVLRANAQLAERMAIAGTPAFVVGGQLLRGYAPAEVMAQIVADERG; translated from the coding sequence ATGAAACACCTCTCCCTTGCCGCCCTGACGATGGCCGCCGTTCTTGGCACGCCCGCCGCCGCGCTGGATCTTTCGGCGATGAGTGCCGCGGACAAGGCCCGCTTCGGCGAGGCGGTGAAAGCCTATCTGATGGAAAACCCCGAGGTTCTGGTCGAGGCGATCAACAAGCTCGAGGAACGCCAGCAGGCGGCGCAGGCCGACAATGACAAGGTCCTGGTGCAGACGAACGCCGATGACATCTTTCATTTCGCGGGCGACTGGGTTGGCGGCAACCCGGAAGGCGACGTGACGATGGTCGAATTCATCGATTACAAATGCACCTATTGCAAGAAGGCCTATGAGGTCGTCGACGAGGTGCTGAAAAAGGACGGCAAGATCCGCTTCGTGGTCAAGGAATTCCCGATCCTGTCGGATCAGTCGGTGCTGGCGGCGCGGTTCGCGGTGGCGACGCGGCAGGTGGCGGGCGACGCGGCCTATGAAAAGGTGCATGACGCGCTGATGGCGGTGCGCGGCGACATCACGCTCGACAGTCTGCAACGACTGGCCGAGGAGCAGAAGATCGACGCCAAGGCGGTGCTGGCGCAGATGAACTCCGAAGAGGTGACGTCGGTGCTGCGGGCGAATGCGCAGCTGGCCGAGCGGATGGCGATTGCGGGCACGCCCGCCTTTGTGGTGGGCGGGCAGCTCTTGCGCGGCTATGCCCCCGCCGAGGTGATGGCGCAGATCGTCGCCGACGAACGCGGCTGA
- a CDS encoding pyridoxal phosphate-dependent aminotransferase — protein MRFSNRGQVDPFIVMDVMEAARAAEAAGRHIIHMEVGQPSTPAPALARQAMAAALERESLGYTVALGLPELRRGIADLYRRWYGVDLNPDRVVVTPGSSGAFILAFSALFDAGDRVALGAPGYPSYRQILRAMSVTPVDILTRAENRFQPVPSEIPADVQGLIVASPGNPSGTMLGRAELAALMTAAAERDLAFVSDEIYHGLHYEGRAVSALEIGDEACVINSFSKYFSMTGWRLGWMVVPETHIRTVERLAQNLFICPPHASQIAALAALEATEELEANRAVYAANRALMLDRLPKAGFTKIAPPDGAFYIYADVSDLTTDSRAFAAEVLEKAGVAVTPGLDFDPVRGATTLRFSYARATADIEEGLDRLARFMANR, from the coding sequence ATGCGTTTTTCGAACCGGGGACAGGTCGATCCCTTCATCGTGATGGATGTGATGGAAGCCGCCCGCGCGGCCGAGGCGGCCGGTCGGCACATCATCCATATGGAGGTGGGGCAGCCCTCGACGCCTGCGCCCGCTTTGGCGCGGCAGGCGATGGCGGCGGCGCTGGAGCGGGAGAGCCTGGGGTACACGGTGGCGCTTGGCCTGCCCGAGCTGCGCCGCGGCATCGCCGATCTTTACCGCCGCTGGTACGGCGTCGATCTGAACCCCGATCGGGTGGTGGTCACGCCGGGCTCTTCGGGGGCCTTCATCCTGGCCTTTTCGGCGCTCTTCGATGCGGGCGACCGGGTGGCCTTGGGCGCGCCCGGCTATCCGAGCTATCGGCAGATCCTGCGTGCGATGTCGGTGACGCCGGTCGATATCCTGACCCGGGCCGAGAACCGCTTCCAGCCCGTGCCGTCCGAGATCCCGGCCGATGTGCAGGGGCTGATCGTCGCCTCGCCCGGCAATCCCTCCGGCACGATGCTGGGCCGGGCCGAGCTTGCCGCGCTGATGACGGCCGCGGCCGAGCGCGATCTGGCCTTCGTCTCGGACGAGATCTACCACGGGCTGCATTACGAGGGCCGCGCGGTCTCGGCGCTGGAAATCGGCGACGAAGCCTGTGTGATCAACTCTTTCTCGAAATATTTCTCCATGACCGGCTGGCGGCTGGGCTGGATGGTGGTTCCCGAAACCCATATCCGCACCGTCGAGCGGCTGGCGCAGAACCTGTTCATCTGCCCGCCCCACGCGTCGCAAATCGCCGCCCTTGCCGCGCTGGAGGCGACCGAGGAGCTGGAGGCGAACCGGGCCGTCTATGCGGCGAACCGGGCGCTGATGCTGGACCGGCTGCCGAAGGCGGGCTTCACGAAAATCGCCCCGCCGGATGGCGCCTTCTATATCTATGCGGACGTGTCCGACCTGACCACGGACAGCCGCGCCTTTGCGGCGGAAGTGCTGGAAAAGGCGGGGGTTGCCGTCACGCCGGGGCTTGATTTCGACCCGGTGCGGGGCGCCACCACCTTGCGCTTTTCCTATGCCCGGGCGACGGCGGATATCGAGGAAGGCCTCGACCGGCTCGCCCGTTTCATGGCGAACCGCTGA
- a CDS encoding N-acetylmuramoyl-L-alanine amidase yields MARIFLVLAALWALAVPASAQGPQLSALARLEPARTSVAQPSAFVTEVTLGLSQPVPFRAFLLDAPPRLVVDFREVDFSAANPKDYAQKGLLGEIRWGAFRPGWSRFVAELTGPVRLVSAEERTGETPNLHLVLERVEAADFVARDGAAQSALWDLPQPAPTAAPHRRQDGSAPLRVVLDPGHGGLDPGAEADGYSEAVLVLTFARELKEALTRAGIEVKMTREENIFVPLDARLTLAHEFGADLFLSLHADALPEGEAMGATVYLFDETASDSAAQKLAERHDRADLLAGVDLAGHDDAVAGVLMDLARTETQPRAVRFGQVLSGAIKGEGLRMHRHPVQGADFAVLRSPDIPSALLELGFMSSDIDRARLHDETWRTQMVAAITAGVQRWAKADAAEARLLRQ; encoded by the coding sequence ATGGCACGGATCTTCCTCGTTCTCGCGGCGCTTTGGGCGCTGGCGGTCCCCGCATCGGCGCAAGGGCCGCAGCTTTCGGCGCTGGCCCGGCTGGAGCCCGCGCGCACCAGCGTGGCCCAGCCCTCGGCCTTCGTGACCGAGGTGACGCTGGGCCTGAGCCAGCCGGTGCCATTCCGCGCCTTCCTGCTTGACGCCCCGCCGCGGCTGGTGGTCGATTTCCGCGAGGTGGATTTTTCCGCCGCCAATCCAAAGGATTACGCGCAAAAGGGGCTTTTGGGCGAAATCCGCTGGGGCGCCTTTCGGCCGGGCTGGTCGCGCTTTGTCGCCGAGCTGACCGGGCCGGTGCGGCTGGTCTCGGCCGAAGAGCGCACGGGCGAGACGCCGAACCTGCATCTGGTGCTCGAACGGGTCGAGGCGGCGGATTTCGTCGCCCGTGACGGCGCCGCGCAATCGGCGCTGTGGGATCTGCCGCAGCCTGCGCCCACCGCCGCGCCGCATCGGCGTCAGGACGGATCGGCGCCGCTTCGGGTGGTGCTGGACCCGGGGCACGGCGGGCTGGACCCCGGGGCCGAGGCGGATGGCTATTCCGAAGCCGTGCTGGTGCTGACCTTCGCGCGCGAGCTGAAGGAGGCGCTGACCCGGGCGGGCATCGAGGTGAAGATGACGCGCGAGGAAAACATCTTCGTGCCGCTGGATGCCCGGCTGACGCTGGCGCATGAGTTCGGCGCCGATCTGTTCCTGTCGCTGCATGCCGATGCCCTGCCCGAGGGCGAGGCGATGGGGGCGACGGTCTATCTGTTCGACGAGACCGCCTCTGACAGCGCGGCGCAGAAACTGGCCGAGCGGCACGACCGCGCCGATTTGCTCGCGGGGGTCGATCTGGCGGGGCATGACGATGCGGTGGCGGGCGTGCTGATGGATCTGGCCCGGACCGAGACGCAGCCCCGCGCGGTGCGCTTTGGTCAGGTGCTCTCGGGCGCGATCAAGGGCGAGGGGCTGCGCATGCACCGCCATCCGGTGCAGGGGGCGGATTTCGCCGTGCTGCGCTCGCCCGACATTCCCTCGGCGCTGCTGGAACTTGGCTTCATGTCCTCGGACATCGACCGGGCGCGGCTGCATGACGAGACCTGGCGGACGCAGATGGTGGCGGCGATCACCGCGGGGGTGCAACGCTGGGCCAAGGCCGATGCCGCCGAGGCACGGCTGTTGCGGCAGTAA
- a CDS encoding DUF485 domain-containing protein: MTPMHEKILAKPEFKALVARRNRFSLTLTALICAVYVAYIGFAILRPAAFAAPLLGSWSIGLIAGSGVLALSFLLTGLYSYRANGEFDRMLKSVLRN; this comes from the coding sequence ATGACACCCATGCATGAGAAGATCCTCGCCAAGCCCGAGTTCAAGGCGCTCGTGGCCCGGCGGAACCGGTTTTCGCTGACCCTGACGGCGCTGATCTGCGCCGTTTATGTGGCTTACATCGGCTTTGCGATCCTGCGGCCCGCGGCCTTTGCGGCCCCGCTTCTGGGGTCCTGGAGCATCGGGCTGATCGCCGGTTCCGGCGTGCTGGCGCTGTCCTTCCTTCTGACCGGCCTCTATTCGTACCGCGCCAATGGCGAGTTCGACCGGATGCTGAAATCCGTCCTGCGCAACTGA
- a CDS encoding cation acetate symporter, with protein MIRILLAAALAAMAGPALAAGEAIQGAVQQAPTNWTAIAMFLFFVVATLILTGWAARRTKSTADFYTAGGGITGFQNGLAIAGDYMSAAAFLGISGMVFAKGVDGAIYTVGFTVGWPFILFLIAERLRNLGKFTFADITSFRLEQTRIRTLSALGALTVVVFYLIAQMVGAGKLIQLLFGLPYSYAVILVGVLMVLYVTFGGMLATTWVQIVKAVMLLSGATLLVILGLAQFGFSPERLMADALANHAKGAAILEPTPLVTDWVSGVSLALALMFGPAGLPHILMRFFTVPDAKEARKSVFYATGFVAYFFVLTTTIGFLAITLVGKNPEFLDAKGIIGGGNMAAIHLAQAVGGNIFLGFISAVAFATILAVVSGLALSGASAVAHDLYANVVKKGAAADKAEMRVSRIATLVLGVLAIVLGLMFENQNIAFMVGLAFGLAASVNFPVLLLSIFWKGMTTRGAFIGGLIGLVVSIVLVVLGPAVWVDVFKFDTPIFPWSQYTLFSMATTFIAIWAFSVTDTSARAARDKAGYDAQFVRSETGLGAAGAVAH; from the coding sequence ATGATCCGTATCCTTCTTGCGGCGGCGCTGGCCGCCATGGCCGGTCCGGCCCTTGCGGCGGGCGAGGCGATTCAAGGCGCGGTGCAGCAGGCGCCGACGAACTGGACCGCGATCGCGATGTTCCTGTTCTTTGTCGTGGCCACGCTGATCCTGACCGGCTGGGCGGCGCGGCGCACGAAATCGACCGCCGATTTCTACACTGCGGGCGGTGGCATCACCGGCTTTCAGAACGGTCTGGCCATCGCGGGCGATTACATGTCGGCGGCGGCGTTTCTGGGCATTTCCGGCATGGTCTTTGCCAAGGGCGTCGATGGCGCGATCTATACGGTCGGCTTCACCGTGGGCTGGCCCTTCATCCTGTTCCTGATCGCCGAACGGCTGCGAAATCTGGGCAAGTTCACCTTTGCCGACATCACCTCGTTCCGGCTGGAACAGACGCGCATCCGCACGCTCTCGGCGCTTGGCGCGTTGACGGTCGTTGTCTTCTACCTGATCGCGCAGATGGTGGGGGCGGGCAAGCTGATCCAGCTTTTGTTCGGTCTTCCCTATAGTTACGCGGTGATCCTGGTGGGCGTGCTGATGGTGCTTTACGTCACTTTCGGCGGCATGCTGGCCACGACCTGGGTGCAGATCGTCAAGGCGGTGATGCTGCTCTCGGGGGCGACGCTGCTGGTGATCCTTGGCCTGGCGCAATTCGGTTTCTCGCCCGAGCGGCTGATGGCCGATGCGCTGGCCAATCACGCCAAGGGCGCCGCGATCCTGGAGCCGACGCCCTTGGTGACGGATTGGGTGTCGGGCGTGTCGCTCGCCTTGGCGCTGATGTTCGGTCCGGCCGGTCTGCCGCATATCCTGATGCGCTTCTTCACCGTGCCCGACGCGAAAGAGGCGCGCAAATCGGTCTTTTATGCGACCGGCTTCGTGGCCTATTTCTTCGTGCTGACGACGACGATCGGTTTCCTTGCGATCACGCTTGTGGGCAAGAATCCCGAGTTTCTGGATGCCAAGGGCATCATCGGCGGCGGCAACATGGCGGCGATCCATCTGGCGCAGGCGGTGGGCGGGAACATCTTCCTTGGCTTCATCTCGGCGGTGGCTTTCGCGACCATCCTGGCGGTGGTGTCGGGGCTGGCGCTGTCCGGGGCCTCGGCGGTCGCGCATGATCTTTACGCCAATGTGGTGAAAAAGGGCGCCGCGGCCGACAAGGCGGAGATGCGGGTCTCGCGCATCGCGACGCTGGTGCTGGGCGTGCTGGCGATCGTGCTCGGTCTGATGTTCGAGAACCAGAACATCGCCTTCATGGTCGGTCTGGCCTTCGGCCTGGCGGCTTCGGTGAACTTCCCGGTGCTGTTGCTGTCGATCTTCTGGAAAGGCATGACGACGCGCGGCGCGTTCATCGGCGGGCTGATCGGGCTGGTGGTGTCGATCGTGCTGGTGGTGCTGGGCCCGGCGGTCTGGGTCGATGTGTTCAAGTTCGACACCCCGATCTTCCCCTGGTCGCAATACACGCTGTTCTCGATGGCGACGACCTTCATCGCGATCTGGGCCTTCTCGGTCACCGACACGTCGGCCCGGGCGGCGCGGGACAAGGCGGGCTATGATGCGCAATTCGTGCGCTCGGAAACCGGGCTTGGCGCCGCGGGGGCGGTGGCGCATTGA
- a CDS encoding RsmB/NOP family class I SAM-dependent RNA methyltransferase — protein sequence MTPAARIAAAITLLDAIAAGEPAERALTNWGRAHRFAGSGDRAAVRDHVYDALRCRGSFAALGGAADGRGLMLGMCRAAGIDPATVFTGAGHAPAPLLPQEVAAFAAPLPEAADLAARDWPDWLLPQLRADLGADFDAVSDVMRARAPVFLRVNLARASLAEAAQALAQEGIGTEPHPLAASALRVLSGARRIAAAQAYLQGLVELQDVASQAVLSGLALPEAARVLDYCAGGGGKALALAAAHPGARITAHDIDAGRMKDIPPRAARAGARIAQAAPGKVAGVFDLVLVDAPCSGSGTWRRTPEAKWRLTPARLAELTALQDQILERAAAHVAPGGQLLYMTCSLLAAENDARLSAFVRRGGFALAERRSYSPRDGGDGFFAGLLRRL from the coding sequence ATGACCCCCGCTGCCCGCATTGCCGCCGCCATCACGCTGCTTGACGCCATTGCGGCGGGCGAGCCGGCCGAGCGGGCGCTGACGAACTGGGGGCGGGCGCATCGCTTTGCCGGATCGGGGGATCGGGCGGCGGTGCGCGATCATGTCTATGATGCGCTGCGCTGCCGGGGCAGTTTCGCCGCCCTGGGCGGGGCGGCGGACGGGCGCGGGCTGATGCTGGGGATGTGCCGGGCAGCGGGGATCGATCCGGCCACGGTCTTCACCGGGGCGGGTCATGCCCCGGCGCCGCTTTTGCCGCAGGAGGTGGCGGCCTTTGCCGCGCCGCTGCCAGAGGCGGCGGATCTGGCTGCAAGGGATTGGCCTGACTGGCTTTTGCCGCAGCTGCGTGCCGATCTGGGGGCCGATTTCGACGCCGTTTCCGACGTGATGCGGGCGCGGGCGCCGGTCTTTCTGCGGGTCAATCTGGCCAGGGCCAGCCTGGCCGAGGCGGCGCAGGCGCTGGCACAGGAGGGGATCGGCACCGAGCCGCATCCGCTGGCGGCAAGCGCGCTGCGGGTGCTCTCCGGGGCGCGCAGGATCGCCGCGGCGCAGGCCTATCTGCAGGGGCTGGTCGAGCTGCAGGATGTCGCCTCGCAGGCGGTGCTGAGCGGGCTGGCGCTGCCCGAGGCGGCGCGGGTGCTGGATTACTGCGCGGGCGGCGGCGGCAAGGCGTTGGCGCTGGCGGCGGCGCATCCCGGGGCGCGGATCACCGCGCATGACATCGACGCGGGCCGGATGAAGGACATTCCCCCGCGCGCCGCGCGGGCCGGGGCGCGGATCGCGCAGGCCGCGCCCGGCAAGGTCGCGGGCGTCTTCGATCTGGTGCTGGTCGATGCGCCCTGTTCGGGATCGGGGACCTGGCGGCGGACGCCCGAGGCGAAATGGCGGCTGACCCCGGCGCGGCTGGCCGAGCTGACGGCGCTGCAAGATCAGATCCTGGAGCGGGCCGCGGCCCATGTTGCGCCCGGCGGGCAGCTTCTTTACATGACCTGCTCGCTGCTGGCGGCCGAGAATGACGCGCGGCTTTCCGCCTTTGTGCGCCGCGGGGGATTCGCGCTTGCGGAACGCCGCAGCTATTCCCCGCGCGACGGGGGCGACGGCTTCTTCGCGGGGCTTCTGCGGCGGCTGTGA